In Caldisericum sp., the DNA window TCACAGGAGATATACCTTTCAAGGGAGATACTCCTCTTGGTGTTGCATACAAGCATGTGCATTCTTATCCTACAAGACCAAGAATAAAGAATCCGAAGATATCAGTATATCTTGAGAAGATAATATTGAAGATGCTTGCAAAAGATCCAAATGATAGATACCAATCAATGGATGAAGTTATACAGGATTTGAAGTTGTTTAAAGATAAGGATTATGAACATATGATTGCTTCATCATATGTTGAGGAGAAGAAATGCAAACTTACAGTGAGATCGGAGCCTGAGGGGGCAGAAATATACCTCGATGGAGAATATATTGGAGTAACACCGTTAGAAGACACAGAAGTATCATTTGGAAAACATAAGATATTACTCGTCTCGCCCGGATATAAGGTAAAAACAGATGATTTAGAAATACCATTAACCAAAAAAGCGCACGAGGTTTTCTTTAAACTTCAGCCCGAGCTTGGGCTTAAGAAAGAAAAGGTTAATGAAAAGGGGTTGTCAGAAGAGGATACTGTTGCCATACCAAAAGTAGATGTTAAGGAAGAGATACCACATGAAGAACAAAGAGAGGAAATTACCTCTTCAGAGGAAAAAACGGTGAAGATGACGAAAGAAAATAAATCAGAGGAACTATCTAATGCAGAATCTCCAAAGATTTCTGTAAAACCTGAAGAAAAAGAGACAATTCCTATAGGGAGCAGAAGCAAGAATAAGGTAAGTTCTTTAAAGCCACTTATTGCAGTTTTATCTATTATTATGCTGTTAGTTCTTGGTTTCTTTATCATAAAAGGGAACAATAGACAAAGCACAACAAATACAAATAATATCACTCCTCAATTGGCGTATCTTTCTATTTCCTCTGAGCCTCAAGGGGCTGAAGTATATATTGATGGAGTTAAGGTTGGTATAACACCATTAAATGAATTTAGTACAAAACCAGGGACTCATACTATTAAACTTACAAAGGAAGGATATCTTGATAGCAACGCTACTATCGACATAAAAGAAAAAGAAAGCAAAACCTTGTCATATACATTAAAAGAAAAGACATCAACTACTACAGCCGAAAAGGATATCCCTGTATCAATAAGTTCAAATCCAGCAGGTGCAAAAGTATACATTGATGGAAAAGAAATAGGAGCAACACCTATAGCAAACTACAGCATGAAGGCAGGAACATATACTTTAAAACTCATAAAAGATGGCTATAAAGAGTTCTCTCAAACTTTAACTTTAAGCTCTTAAGATACATCGAAGACTGTGAATATTGCTCTGGAGAAATCTTCAACTACTTCTACATCTACCTCATCCTCTACTACCACTACACCAAAAACAGGCACTCATTCAGTGAA includes these proteins:
- a CDS encoding serine/threonine protein kinase, which produces MPDNVKKIDKYEIIEEIGRGGMAIVYKGLHPFLEEYVAIKVLPEYFVQDREFVERFTREAKTMIALQHPHIVRIYDAGIYENKYFIVMDYIRGRTIKELISDKKDKLLDVDKIIDIVMQVADALSYAHKHNIIHRDVKPSNILYDESRESAYITDFGIAKAVSGTKLTQTGVSLGTPEYMSPEQFSETSDVDQRTDIYSLGIVFYEMLTGDIPFKGDTPLGVAYKHVHSYPTRPRIKNPKISVYLEKIILKMLAKDPNDRYQSMDEVIQDLKLFKDKDYEHMIASSYVEEKKCKLTVRSEPEGAEIYLDGEYIGVTPLEDTEVSFGKHKILLVSPGYKVKTDDLEIPLTKKAHEVFFKLQPELGLKKEKVNEKGLSEEDTVAIPKVDVKEEIPHEEQREEITSSEEKTVKMTKENKSEELSNAESPKISVKPEEKETIPIGSRSKNKVSSLKPLIAVLSIIMLLVLGFFIIKGNNRQSTTNTNNITPQLAYLSISSEPQGAEVYIDGVKVGITPLNEFSTKPGTHTIKLTKEGYLDSNATIDIKEKESKTLSYTLKEKTSTTTAEKDIPVSISSNPAGAKVYIDGKEIGATPIANYSMKAGTYTLKLIKDGYKEFSQTLTLSS